A single genomic interval of Eurosta solidaginis isolate ZX-2024a chromosome 3, ASM4086904v1, whole genome shotgun sequence harbors:
- the LOC137244118 gene encoding putative nuclease HARBI1: MDDEINFLNLLSCGAMMAYIGAEEMQRSKRRKKARHGVSPYLKDRNEKGRFASDFEHLHMDSSRFIENFRMPPEIFDELFERLQPHLRPKKNTRPKDAAGTLQRHVASCYRISKQHIGKIVSDVCKAICCALKQEISEWTEATLREVADGFQKQWNFPNCVGAADGKHVAIKAPPNSGSLFYNYKGFHSIVLMATCDANYRFTYIDVGAYGSEGDSNVVKNSKFGSSVLNDECNFPPDTFIDEKKIPHFIVGDDAFPLCKRIIKPYGSKPLSTEERICNYRLSRARRCIENAFGILSSRWLCLRKVLICHPDRAQLVVSACCQLHNFLLNKSRQTYNPAMFSGFETSDGNWEAGQWHYGNQI; the protein is encoded by the exons ATGGACGACGA gaTAAATTTTTTGAATCTACTAAGCTGTGGAGCCATGATGGCATACATAGGAGCAGAGGAAATGCAGAGAAGCAAACGACGCAAGAAGGCAAGGCATGGGGTAAGCCCATACCTGAAAGATAGGAACGAAAAGGGCAGGTTCGCGAGTGACTTCGAACATTTGCACATGGACAGCAGTAGGTTCATTGAAAATTTCCGTATGCCGCCGGAAATTTTCGACGAACTTTTCGAGAGATTGCAGCCGCACCTCCGTCCAAAAAAGAATACGAGGCCAAAAGATG CTGCTGGAACTTTACAGCGTCATGTCGCCTCTTGCTACCGCATTAGCAAACAGCATATTGGAAAAATCGTTTCCGATGTATGCAAGGCGATTTGCTGTGCCCTGAAGCAGGAAATTTCAGAGTGGACAGAGGCCACATTGCGGGAAGTAGCTGACGGTTTTCAAAAGCAGTGGAATTTCCCAAACTGCGTTGGTGCCGCTGATGGGAAACATGTCGCTATAAAAGCACCACCAAATTCTGGAAGCTTATTCTATAATTATAAA GGTTTCCATTCAATTGTATTAATGGCTACATGCGATGCAAATTATAGATTTACTTACATCGATGTTGGCGCTTATGGAAGTGAAGGTGACTCAAACGTGGTTAAAAATTCGAAGTTTGGCTCAAGTGTCCTTAATGACGAGTGTAACTTTCCTCCGGACACCTTCATCGATGAAAAAAAAATACCGCATTTCATTGTAGGGGATGACGCATTTCCACTATGCAAGCGAATTATAAAACCATATGGTAGCAAACCCCTTTCTACGGAAGAAAGGATTTGTAACTATAGGTTGAGCAGGGCAAGACGCTGCATTGAAAATGCGTTTGGAATTTTGAGTTCCAGGTGGCTTTGCCTGAGGAAAGTTTTAATTTGCCATCCTGATCGTGCGCAATTAGTTGTTTCAGCATGTTGCCAGCTGCATAACTTCCTTTTAAATAAGTCTCGGCAAACGTATAATCCAGCTATGTTCTCTGGATTTGAGACCAGCGACGGGAATTGGGAAGCAGGACAATGGCATTAcggaaaccaaatttaa
- the LOC137246518 gene encoding uncharacterized protein — translation MSSAIYFLKKKGKQLEILEMEINIAAAPKRKKRVLNFTAEEKRALIREVKEWPRIWDTSDPLHCNKNAVDQAWVHLSSSLGKEVIESKDAWTSLRESYRYHARASKRQKSGSSGGAVLDAPIFSEDIDWEFAGEMAFLPNVSQKRRTFTSSSNFSEESSQSPLDPSEDLNSTQICDNDSQYDYNPKRSKPSTLSQSPDEKWGRFNRILKKQEEFLEDRKKSPYAQALSTFDWLLNKLPRSVGDDMCLHINRILLQEIEEHISSQTTE, via the exons atgtcaagtgccatatatttcttgaagaaaaaaggtaaacaacTGGAAATTTTAG aaatggaaataaatattgctgcagcaccaaaacgcaaaaagcgcGTATTAAATTTCACGGCGGAGGAGAAACGGGCTCTGATAAGGGAAGTGAAAGAGTGGCCCAGGATATGGGATACTTCTGATCCATTGCATTGCAACAAAAATGCAGTGGATCAGGCCTGGGTCCACTTAAGTAGCTCCCTTGGGAAAGAAG TGATTGAAAGCAAAGACGCGTGGACCAGCCTTCGGGAAAGCTATCGCTACCACGCCAGAGCATCCAAGCGGCAAAAGAGTGGCAGTAGCGGCGGCGCTGTGTTGGATGCGCCTATATTTTCGGAGGACATTGATTGGGAGTTTGCCGGGGAAATGGCATTCTTGCCAAACGTTTCACAAAAACGAAG GACATTTACATCTTCATCGAATTTCAGTGAGGAATCAAGCCAATCTCCCTTAGATCCCTCAGAGGACTTGAACAGCACGCAAATTTGTGACAACGATTCCCAATACGACTAT AATCCAAAGCGTTCGAAACCATCTACGTTATCTCAAAGTCCAGATGAGAAGTGGGGGCGCTTcaatagaattttaaaaaagcaagagGAGTTTTTGGAGGATCGTAAGAAATCCCCATACGCCCAGGCATTGTCGACTTTTGACTGGCTGCTAAATAAGCTGCCACGTTCTGTCGGAGATGACATGTGTCTTCACATAAACAGAATCCTTCTACAGGAAATCGAGGAACACATATCCAGCCAGACCACAGAATAA
- the LOC137246519 gene encoding protein transport protein Sec24C-like, whose product MERTVEGEYEPPIINFDAGRRFQSLVCKVTTDVPTEYFQHLGHTGQRVDKYECPELVLGTYEFLCKKCLGTDSSQGKPQLISNINASQSIVDAIRTTLGPRSMDKHIVDSSGKATISNDGASSMKLLHIVHPAVKL is encoded by the exons atggaacgcacggttgagggtgaatatgagccacccattataaattttg atgctggtcgtcgtttccaaagtcttgtgtgtaaagtaacaacagatg tgccaactgaatatttccaacatttgggccacaccggacagcgtgtagataaatatgaatgtcctgaacttgtattgggtacgtatgagtttttgtgtaaaaaatgtttgggtaccgatagctctcaaggtaaacctcaactcatatccaacatcaatgcctcgcaatcaattgtggacgctatacgcactacattgggtccacgcagtatggacaagcatattgttgattccagtggtaaggccacaatttcaaatgatggggcaagcAGTATGAAACTATtgcatattgtgcatccagccgtaaaactctag